The region TCAGCGAGTTGTGCTGGCCCGCGCCCTGGTGGGACAGCCGCGCGTGCTCCTGCTGGATGAGCCAACGGCCAATCTGGATGTTCGTTATCAGGTGGAGATGCTCTCGCTGCTGAGGACGTTCACGGAGAAGCAACATCTTTCGACGATCTTCGTCGCTCACGAGCTGAATTTGGCATCGGAATTTGCCGATCGCGTTCTCCTGCTGGCCGATGGGCGACTCCTCGCTTCAGGGGCGCCAGCAGACGTTCTCACCGAAGAAAATCTCACGCGGGCCTTCGTGGCTCCCTTCTGTGTAGATCAAAATCCCCTGAGCGGACAACCGCGCATCACGATTTTTCGCCGATGAGCCGGGCCTTGTGGACAGCCCTGCCGGAATCGGCTATCTTCAACGGCGTGAGAAAGATCATCCCCAGATGGATCGGAGGTCTCTATGGCAATCGCAGACGCTTTGCTCCCGGAATTCGACTATGAAATGGACAGAACACGTCGGACGCTGGAACGAGTTCCCGAAGACAAGCTCGACTGGCGACCCCATCCGAAGTCCATGACGATGGGAGCGCTGGCAACACACCTGGCGCAGATTCCCGGCTGGATGGTAGAAACCCTCACAAAGGAATCGCTTGATGTGGCTCCCGAAGGGAGTCCTCCGTCGCAGTTCGTACCACTTGGGTCCCGGCAGGAGATCCTCGATCTCTTCGACAAAAACACGCGAGCGGCGCGAGCCGTGCTGGCCGACGCCGGTGATGACCACCTGCGACAGGTGTGGACGCTTCTGGCCGGAGGCAAGGTCGTCTTCAGCATGCCCCGGGTGGCGGTACTCCGAAGCTTTATTATGAACCACAGCATCCACCACCGAGCCCAATTGGGGGTGTACCTGCGACTTAATGATGTCCCCGTGCCCTCGATCTATGGCCCTTCGGCTGACGAAGGGACGATGTAGGGGGCCGAAGCGGAGCCGTCTCGCCGACAGGCCACGGAAAGGGATACAGGCGGTGGCTGGTGCTGCCGGTGGAGCGGCGTTACAGTAGCAAAAGGAACCCATTTACGCGCAGCTCCTGGGCATGAGCCGGAAAAAGCTT is a window of Blastocatellia bacterium DNA encoding:
- a CDS encoding DinB family protein, which translates into the protein MAIADALLPEFDYEMDRTRRTLERVPEDKLDWRPHPKSMTMGALATHLAQIPGWMVETLTKESLDVAPEGSPPSQFVPLGSRQEILDLFDKNTRAARAVLADAGDDHLRQVWTLLAGGKVVFSMPRVAVLRSFIMNHSIHHRAQLGVYLRLNDVPVPSIYGPSADEGTM